A stretch of Eleutherodactylus coqui strain aEleCoq1 chromosome 9, aEleCoq1.hap1, whole genome shotgun sequence DNA encodes these proteins:
- the CRH gene encoding corticoliberin: MKFQVLVWTGMLLVALFPCQECRAFSKPPASPARAPPPLLSEYQPFLLRMGEEYFLRLGNLHKYPPSSLLGASHLPDASSSNFVRALQQLQPQQWGGQQQGQRAGILEGADSQFNPQEEPTERGKRSEEPPISLDLTFHLLREVLEMARAEQIAQQAHSNRKLMDIIGK, translated from the coding sequence ATGAAGTTCCAGGTCTTGGTGTGGACGGGGATGCTCTTGGTTGCCCTCTTTCCCTGCCAGGAATGCAGAGCCTTCAGCAAACCTCCAGCTTCTCCTGCCAGGGCTCCCCCGCCTCTCCTCTCTGAGTACCAGCCCTTTTTACTTCGTATGGGAGAAGAATATTTCCTCCGCCTGGGAAATCTCCACAAATATCCCCCAAGTTCTTTACTAGGAGCAAGCCACCTCCCTGATGCTTCCTCCAGTAACTTTGTCAGAGCTTTGCAGCAGTTGCAGCCTCAGCAGTGGGGTGGGCAGCAGCAGGGGCAGAGAGCTGGCATCCTAGAAGGAGCAGATTCCCAATTCAATCCTCAGGAGGAACCTACAGAAAGAGGCAAAAGATCAGAGGAGCCTCCCATATCCCTGGATCTCACGTTCCATCTGCTCCGAGAGGTCTTGGAAATGGCCAGAGCTGAGCAAATAGCCCAGCAAGCCCACAGCAACAGGAAACTAATGGACATCATTGGGAAGTAA